Proteins from one Elgaria multicarinata webbii isolate HBS135686 ecotype San Diego chromosome 3, rElgMul1.1.pri, whole genome shotgun sequence genomic window:
- the LOC134395949 gene encoding zinc finger protein 239-like: MAMEIKAETLSQADPKIVNRLWWNVSQDCDHHNTCEIWKEQEKQKPSIKIEDIKGLEDFTAPEENLAQEDEKPCVHQHPGLVTHETICTEESPFRCDACGKCFGDNSHLIRHQRIHTGEKPYQCGDCGKSFNQNSHLLLHRKVHSGEKPCHCEDCGKSFVTIWALIKHQKIHMEEKPFRCAQCGKTFRQNSHLVIHERIHSGEKPCPCPECGKCFGDTSALIKHQRTHSGEKPYTCPHCERGFGQNSHLLQHLKMHTGEKGYCCGECDKSFSQKAQLIVHQRVHSGEKPYKCSHCGRSFNRSSNLISHERTHSGEKPYKCPDCGKCFSRSSNVLVHQRIHNGEKPFKCPSCGKSFRRNSHLMVHQRLHH; encoded by the coding sequence ATGGCGATGGAGATCAAGGCGGAGACTCTCTCACAGGCAGACCCTAAAATAGTGAATCGCCTGTGGTGGAATGTATCCCAAGACTGTGACCACCACAACACTTGTGAGatttggaaggagcaggagaagcagaagcCCTCGATCAAAATTGAGGACATCAAGGGGTTGGAAGATTTCACGGCGCCCGAAGAAAACCTTGCACAAGAGGATGAAAAGCCATGCGTTCATCAGCACCCGGGACTCGTTACACATGAGACGATCTGCACAGAAGAGAGCCCCTTTAGGTGCGACGCGTGTGGGAAATGCTTTGGGGATAATTCCCATCTGATCAggcatcagagaatccacaccggggagaaaccgTACCAATGCGGcgactgtgggaaaagcttcaatcAGAACTcacacctcctcctccacagGAAGGTCCACTCGGGGGAGAAGCCCTGCCACTGCGAAGATTGCGGGAAAAGTTTTGTGACCATTTGGGCTCTCATCAAACACCAGAAAATCCACATGGAGGAGAAGCCCTTTCGGTGTGCGCAGTGCGGAAAGACTTTCCGCCAGAATTCGCACCTGGTGATCCACGAGAGGATCCACTCGGGGGAAAAGCCTTGCCCTTGCCCCGAATGTGGTAAATGCTTTGGAGACACGTCGGCCCTTATCAAACATCAGAGAACCCACTCGGGAGAGAAGCCCTACACCTGCCCACATTGCGAACGAGGCTTTGGCCAGAACTCTCACCTCCTTCAGCATCTGAAGATGCACACGGGGGAGAAAGGCTACTGCTGCGGCGAATGCGACAAAAGCTTCAGCCAGAAGGCTCAACTGATTGTTCACCAGAGAGTCCACTcgggggagaagccatataaatgctccCACTGCGGCAGGTCTTTCAATCGCAGCTCCAACCTTATTTCACACGAACGAACCCACAGCGGAGAAAAACCTTACAAATGCCCCGATTGTGGGAAATGCTTCAGTAGGAGCTCCAATGTCCTTGTGCATCAGAGAATCCACAACGGGGAGAAACCCTTCAAGTGTCCTTCCTGTGGGAAGAGTTTCCGGCGTAACTCTCACCTGATGGTCCATCAGAGACTCCATCACTGA